A region from the Paenibacillus humicola genome encodes:
- a CDS encoding YerC/YecD family TrpR-related protein, producing MQLKKLNDKAIDQLFEAVLTLKTVEECYIFFDDLCTVNEIQSLSQRLEVARMLGKGCTYSQIEAETGASTATISRVKRCLNYGNDGYKMALERAGR from the coding sequence ATGCAGCTGAAAAAGCTGAACGACAAGGCGATCGACCAGCTGTTTGAAGCGGTTTTGACGCTGAAAACGGTCGAGGAGTGCTATATTTTTTTCGACGATTTGTGCACGGTAAACGAAATCCAGTCGCTGTCGCAGCGGCTGGAGGTGGCGCGCATGCTGGGCAAAGGCTGCACGTACAGCCAGATCGAAGCGGAGACGGGCGCAAGCACGGCGACCATTTCACGCGTGAAGCGGTGCCTCAACTACGGCAACGACGGGTACAAAATGGCGCTGGAGCGCGCGGGGCGCTGA
- a CDS encoding sirohydrochlorin chelatase, with amino-acid sequence MKPGVLVISHGSREAEWVRLVEEAVAAAAAQAEVFWLTGLAGVGGQTGDGRTPSVGSRPPVTGCEPGIGVQTGDGRTPSVDSRPPVTGSEPGIGVQTGDGRTPSAGSQPPVSGSEPSIGGQTSNDRRLPVVSSFLEIVEGRLIQDGLDRLEAEGVTELYVLPLFVSSGSTHVDDIAQAFGLPPVSPARAGELEPLRCGGMRVHFGQPIDDDADIAELLLANIRELSEAPERERLLLVAHGSREAGFFARWRGGMTRLAERMRQGGGFAGADTAMLLPDQAACKLRALQRKRPGQNVIVVPLFLSVGYFTRTVIPSRLSGLQYRYNGRAMLPSPYISQWMGGQIAAWLENRDPNRIE; translated from the coding sequence ATGAAGCCGGGCGTTCTGGTCATCAGCCACGGCTCGCGCGAGGCGGAATGGGTACGGCTCGTCGAAGAAGCGGTCGCAGCCGCCGCCGCGCAGGCGGAAGTGTTTTGGCTCACCGGCCTGGCGGGTGTTGGCGGGCAAACGGGAGATGGCCGTACGCCGTCGGTTGGCTCCCGGCCGCCGGTTACCGGCTGCGAGCCGGGCATTGGCGTGCAAACGGGAGACGGCCGTACGCCGTCGGTAGACTCCCGACCGCCAGTTACCGGCAGCGAGCCGGGCATTGGCGTGCAAACGGGAGACGGCCGTACGCCGTCGGCTGGCTCCCAGCCGCCGGTTTCTGGCAGCGAGCCGAGCATCGGCGGGCAAACGAGTAACGACCGGCGTCTGCCGGTCGTCTCGTCGTTTTTGGAAATTGTCGAGGGCCGTCTCATTCAAGACGGGCTCGACCGGCTGGAAGCGGAAGGCGTAACGGAGCTTTACGTCCTTCCGCTCTTTGTGTCGTCCGGCAGCACGCATGTGGACGACATCGCGCAGGCGTTCGGCCTGCCGCCGGTGTCGCCGGCGCGGGCGGGGGAGCTTGAGCCGCTGCGCTGCGGCGGCATGCGCGTGCATTTCGGGCAGCCGATCGACGATGATGCGGACATTGCCGAGCTGCTGCTCGCGAATATCCGCGAGCTGTCGGAGGCGCCGGAGCGCGAGCGGCTGCTGCTGGTCGCGCACGGCTCGCGCGAAGCCGGCTTCTTCGCGCGGTGGCGCGGCGGCATGACGCGGCTCGCGGAGCGGATGCGGCAGGGAGGCGGCTTCGCCGGCGCGGACACCGCGATGCTGCTGCCGGACCAGGCGGCCTGCAAGCTGCGCGCGCTGCAGCGGAAACGTCCGGGGCAAAACGTCATCGTCGTACCGCTTTTCCTGAGCGTCGGCTATTTTACGCGTACCGTGATCCCGTCAAGGCTGTCAGGCCTCCAGTACCGCTACAACGGGCGGGCGATGCTCCCGAGCCCCTATATCTCACAATGGATGGGCGGGCAGATTGCCGCGTGGCTTGAGAACCGGGATCCGAATAGAATAGAATAA
- a CDS encoding diacylglycerol kinase gives MDIKRARLIYNPTSGREEIKRRLPDILQRLERSGIETSCHATMSEGDATLAAAEAADRGFDMIIAAGGDGTLYEVINGLAEKEYRPPLGILPLGTTNDFARALGIPKHWEYAVDLIAQQYVRAIDLGRANNRYFINIAGGGSLTELTYEVPSRLKTMIGQLAYYMKGLEKMTRLRPTELRLQASEVGEIHDEIMMFLICNSNSVGGFEKLAPDARLDDGLFDVLVLRKCNLAEFIRLASLALRGEHLNDPHIIHFRTREMLVTTPDYVQLNLDGEYGGTLPCTFTVLPKHLRIFVDEAGESTYR, from the coding sequence ATGGACATTAAACGGGCAAGACTGATCTATAACCCGACATCGGGCAGGGAAGAAATCAAACGGAGGCTGCCGGATATTTTGCAGCGGCTGGAGCGGAGCGGCATCGAAACGAGCTGCCATGCGACGATGAGCGAAGGCGACGCAACGCTCGCCGCGGCGGAGGCGGCGGACCGCGGCTTCGATATGATCATCGCGGCGGGCGGCGACGGCACGCTGTACGAGGTGATTAACGGCCTGGCGGAAAAGGAATACCGGCCGCCGCTCGGCATTTTGCCGCTCGGTACGACAAACGATTTTGCGCGGGCGCTCGGCATCCCGAAGCATTGGGAATACGCGGTCGACCTGATCGCGCAGCAGTACGTGCGTGCGATCGATCTCGGTCGGGCGAACAACCGCTATTTTATCAACATCGCGGGCGGCGGTTCGCTGACGGAGCTGACGTACGAGGTGCCGAGCAGGCTGAAGACGATGATCGGCCAGCTCGCTTACTATATGAAGGGCCTGGAGAAAATGACCCGTCTCCGCCCGACCGAGCTTCGGCTCCAGGCGAGCGAAGTCGGCGAAATTCACGACGAGATCATGATGTTCCTGATCTGCAACAGCAACTCCGTCGGCGGCTTCGAGAAGCTCGCCCCGGACGCGCGGCTGGACGACGGGCTGTTCGACGTGTTGGTGCTCCGCAAATGCAACCTGGCGGAGTTCATCCGGCTGGCGTCGCTGGCGCTGCGCGGCGAGCATTTGAACGACCCGCACATCATCCATTTTCGGACGAGGGAGATGCTCGTCACGACGCCGGATTACGTGCAGCTCAACCTGGACGGCGAATACGGCGGCACGCTGCCGTGCACGTTCACGGTGCTGCCCAAGCATTTGCGGATTTTTGTCGACGAAGCGGGCGAATCGACATATCGATAA
- the rlmD gene encoding 23S rRNA (uracil(1939)-C(5))-methyltransferase RlmD, whose amino-acid sequence MKSSSGVPVAKNDEVVVDIVGLTHEGEGVGRASGFTLFIQGALPGERVRAKVLKVKKQYGYAKLLQIETASPDRVDAPCTIYKQCGGCQLQHMDYAAQLRWKRQHVVDNLVRIGKLTVAGEDGSDAAAAGRLKDKAADGGDAAAEGRLKDRAADGDDAAAAGRLKDKAADSVAAPSAGGGPDRTENDRNAPSVNHQNGRVASRSVVVHPTIGMDKPWRYRNKAQVPIGMAMADVNDGAGGSLVGGFYARGSHRIIDMDACLIQHERNDEAVRRVKALGSRLGITAYDEESGRGLIRHVVVRTGFVTGETMVVLITNGRKLPQTEELVEGIRSALPDVRSIVQNVNTKNTNVIFGEETRVLWGSDVIYDELDGIRFAISARSFYQVNPAQTVALYRKAVEYAGLTGTETVIDAYCGIGTISLFLARQAGQVYGVEIVPEAIEDAKRNAALNGIANASFEAGAAETVIPCWRKDGIVPDVIVVDPPRKGCDPALLDTILAMRPKRVVYVSCNPSTLARDLRVLEDGGYSTVEVQPVDMFPHTVHVESVALLVSNGTDG is encoded by the coding sequence ATGAAAAGCAGCAGCGGCGTGCCAGTCGCGAAAAACGATGAAGTCGTCGTCGATATCGTCGGCTTGACGCATGAAGGCGAAGGGGTAGGCCGCGCAAGCGGCTTTACCCTTTTTATACAGGGAGCGCTGCCGGGCGAACGCGTCCGGGCCAAGGTGCTCAAGGTGAAAAAGCAGTATGGCTACGCCAAGCTGCTGCAAATCGAGACGGCCAGCCCCGACCGCGTCGACGCGCCGTGCACGATCTACAAGCAGTGCGGCGGCTGCCAGCTCCAGCACATGGACTACGCCGCCCAGCTCCGCTGGAAGCGGCAGCACGTCGTGGATAACCTTGTGCGGATCGGGAAACTGACCGTTGCGGGGGAGGACGGAAGCGATGCGGCGGCTGCAGGCAGGTTGAAGGACAAGGCAGCTGACGGCGGCGATGCGGCGGCTGAAGGCAGGCTGAAGGACAGGGCGGCTGATGGCGACGATGCGGCAGCTGCAGGCAGGCTGAAGGACAAGGCGGCGGACAGCGTTGCTGCGCCATCTGCAGGCGGCGGACCGGATCGCACCGAAAACGACAGGAATGCGCCATCCGTTAACCACCAAAATGGTCGCGTCGCGAGCCGAAGTGTCGTCGTCCATCCGACCATCGGCATGGACAAGCCTTGGCGCTACCGCAACAAGGCGCAGGTACCGATCGGCATGGCGATGGCGGACGTCAACGACGGCGCTGGCGGCTCGCTGGTCGGCGGCTTCTATGCGCGCGGCTCGCACCGCATCATCGACATGGACGCCTGCCTGATCCAGCATGAGCGCAACGACGAAGCGGTGCGGCGGGTCAAAGCGCTCGGCTCCCGCCTCGGAATCACCGCTTACGACGAAGAGAGTGGCCGCGGCCTGATTCGCCACGTCGTCGTCCGGACCGGTTTTGTCACCGGCGAGACGATGGTCGTCTTGATCACCAACGGCAGGAAGCTGCCGCAGACGGAGGAGCTTGTCGAAGGCATCCGCTCCGCGCTGCCGGACGTGCGAAGTATCGTGCAGAACGTGAACACGAAGAACACCAACGTCATTTTCGGCGAGGAAACGCGCGTCCTATGGGGCAGCGACGTCATTTACGACGAGCTGGACGGCATCCGCTTCGCCATCTCCGCCCGCTCCTTTTACCAGGTCAATCCTGCCCAAACCGTCGCGCTCTACCGAAAAGCGGTCGAATACGCAGGCTTGACCGGCACGGAGACGGTTATCGACGCCTACTGCGGCATCGGCACGATCTCGCTCTTCCTCGCGCGCCAAGCAGGCCAAGTCTACGGCGTCGAAATCGTCCCCGAGGCGATCGAGGACGCGAAACGCAACGCCGCGCTGAACGGCATCGCCAACGCCTCGTTCGAAGCCGGCGCAGCCGAAACCGTCATCCCATGCTGGCGCAAGGACGGCATCGTCCCCGACGTCATCGTCGTCGACCCGCCGCGCAAAGGCTGCGACCCAGCGCTGCTGGACACCATCCTCGCCATGCGCCCAAAGCGCGTCGTGTACGTCTCGTGCAACCCGTCGACCCTCGCGCGGGATTTGCGTGTGCTGGAGGACGGCGGGTATTCCACCGTCGAGGTGCAGCCGGTGGATATGTTTCCGCATACCGTTCACGTAGAATCGGTGGCTTTGTTAGTGAGTAATGGTACAGATGGCTGA